A single region of the Arthrobacter sp. zg-Y820 genome encodes:
- a CDS encoding FAD-dependent oxidoreductase — MASTTQFSDRPRVLVVGGGYVGLYVAKNLQKKVKDEGGIVTVVDPLPYMTYQPFLPEVAAGTIEARDAVVSHRMHLKNTELITGKVTSINHAARTATIEPGDGGEPFELPYQDVVLAAGSITRTFPIPGLAEAGIGMKSIEEAMATRNHVLERIESASLMPAGPERDRALTFVVVGGGFAGIETLTELEDMARDAVRINDRLRREDLRFVLIEAMGRVMPEVKPDQAEWVVASMRERGIEVLLNTSLASAENGVLKLINMADKSPAGEFGADTLIWTAGVQANPMVRATDFPIDERGRVRANAELRITGENGPLDGAWAAGDVSAVPDLSGGGVGGFCVPNAQHAVRQAKLLAKNLLAARYGIGSVEEYNHKSLGAVAGLGQYKGVANIMGFGLKGFPAWLAHRGYHGLAMPMFERKFRVVSGWLLNVSYGRDLTSLRNLNNPREGFRTAATPAKKTEAAK; from the coding sequence ATGGCATCTACGACACAGTTTTCAGACCGTCCCCGCGTCCTGGTAGTTGGCGGTGGCTACGTAGGTCTCTATGTAGCGAAAAACCTCCAGAAGAAGGTCAAGGATGAGGGCGGGATCGTCACGGTTGTCGATCCGCTGCCCTACATGACGTACCAGCCCTTCCTTCCCGAAGTGGCCGCCGGCACGATCGAGGCCCGCGACGCCGTCGTGTCCCACCGCATGCACCTGAAGAACACCGAGCTGATCACCGGCAAGGTCACTTCCATCAACCACGCTGCCCGCACCGCCACCATTGAGCCGGGCGACGGCGGCGAGCCGTTCGAGCTGCCCTACCAGGATGTTGTCCTGGCCGCCGGCTCGATCACCCGCACCTTCCCGATCCCGGGCCTCGCCGAGGCCGGCATCGGCATGAAGAGCATCGAAGAAGCAATGGCGACCCGCAACCACGTGCTTGAGCGCATCGAATCCGCATCGCTCATGCCCGCTGGCCCGGAGCGCGACCGCGCCCTGACCTTCGTCGTCGTCGGCGGCGGCTTTGCCGGCATCGAAACCCTGACCGAGCTCGAAGACATGGCCCGCGATGCCGTCCGGATCAACGACCGCCTGCGCCGCGAAGACCTCCGCTTCGTCCTGATCGAGGCCATGGGCCGCGTCATGCCCGAGGTCAAGCCGGACCAGGCCGAGTGGGTTGTTGCCAGCATGCGTGAGCGCGGCATCGAAGTCCTGCTGAACACCTCGCTGGCGTCCGCCGAGAACGGCGTGCTCAAGCTGATCAACATGGCTGACAAGTCCCCGGCCGGCGAGTTCGGTGCGGATACCCTGATTTGGACCGCCGGCGTGCAGGCCAACCCGATGGTCCGCGCCACTGACTTCCCGATCGACGAGCGCGGCCGCGTCCGCGCCAACGCCGAACTGCGCATCACCGGCGAGAACGGCCCCCTCGACGGCGCCTGGGCCGCCGGCGACGTCTCCGCCGTTCCCGACCTGTCCGGCGGCGGGGTCGGCGGGTTCTGCGTTCCGAACGCCCAGCACGCCGTCCGCCAGGCGAAGCTGCTGGCCAAGAACCTCCTGGCCGCCCGCTACGGCATCGGCAGCGTTGAGGAATACAACCACAAGAGCCTCGGCGCCGTTGCCGGCCTGGGCCAGTACAAGGGCGTTGCCAACATCATGGGCTTCGGCCTCAAGGGCTTCCCGGCCTGGCTGGCACACCGCGGCTACCACGGCCTGGCCATGCCGATGTTCGAGCGCAAGTTCCGCGTCGTCTCCGGCTGGCTCCTGAACGTGAGCTACGGCCGCGACCTGACCTCCCTGCGCAACCTGAACAACCCGCGCGAGGGGTTCCGGACGGCCGCCACGCCGGCCAAGAAGACCGAAGCTGCCAAGTAG
- a CDS encoding ABC transporter permease, with the protein MNNAAVQTPEKATRKQAPDTGARVKKFLADNGALVGLVVLGLALFIATPDFLTGPNLLNIGIQASVIAVLAFGMTFVIVAAGIDLSVGSVAALSAMGSAWMFTQGNLPGWLALAGGLLIGTLSGAVSGFAVAYGRLPSFIATLAMLSVARGLTLVLSDGRPIATAPEVSFLGGNVGPIPMPIVVLVIAGIAAALILNYTVIGRYMYAVGGNTEAARLSGIPVRRVLVTVFALSGLFAALAGLLLSGRLDSAQPQAASGYELDAIAAVVIGGASLAGGVGRISGTLIGALVLVVIRNGLNLLNVSSFWQQVVIGLVIALAVGADALRRKNSTH; encoded by the coding sequence ATGAACAACGCAGCGGTGCAGACACCGGAAAAGGCCACGCGGAAGCAGGCACCGGACACCGGGGCGCGGGTTAAGAAGTTCCTGGCGGACAACGGGGCGCTGGTGGGCCTCGTGGTCCTGGGCCTGGCGCTCTTTATTGCCACGCCCGACTTCCTGACCGGCCCGAACCTGCTGAACATCGGCATTCAGGCTTCGGTGATTGCCGTCCTGGCCTTCGGCATGACCTTCGTGATCGTGGCCGCCGGCATCGACCTCTCGGTGGGTTCGGTGGCGGCCCTGTCCGCCATGGGTTCGGCGTGGATGTTCACGCAGGGCAACCTCCCCGGCTGGCTGGCGCTGGCCGGCGGACTGCTGATCGGAACCCTGAGCGGCGCCGTCAGCGGCTTCGCCGTTGCCTACGGCCGGCTGCCGTCCTTCATTGCCACCCTGGCCATGCTCAGCGTCGCCCGCGGCCTCACCCTGGTCCTCTCCGACGGCCGGCCCATCGCCACCGCCCCCGAGGTGTCCTTCCTGGGCGGAAATGTGGGTCCCATTCCGATGCCCATCGTGGTCCTGGTGATCGCCGGCATCGCCGCTGCCCTGATCCTGAACTACACGGTGATCGGCCGCTACATGTACGCGGTGGGCGGCAACACCGAAGCGGCCCGCCTTTCCGGCATCCCGGTCCGCCGGGTGCTGGTCACCGTCTTCGCGCTGTCCGGGCTCTTCGCCGCGCTGGCCGGACTCCTGCTCTCCGGACGTCTTGATTCGGCCCAGCCCCAGGCCGCGTCCGGCTATGAGCTGGACGCGATTGCCGCCGTCGTCATTGGCGGGGCCTCGCTGGCCGGCGGCGTCGGGCGCATCAGCGGCACCCTCATCGGCGCCCTCGTCCTTGTGGTGATCCGCAACGGCCTGAACCTGCTGAACGTCTCCTCCTTCTGGCAGCAGGTCGTCATCGGCCTGGTGATCGCCCTCGCCGTCGGCGCGGACGCCCTGCGCCGGAAAAATTCCACCCACTAA
- a CDS encoding sugar ABC transporter ATP-binding protein — MKENPILNENPILTLEGVSKSFGPVTVIDGVTVNVRPGKVQVLLGENGAGKSTLIKMMSGVYQPDGGRILVDGKPVSLPDTKAAEAHGIATIHQELNLVGSMSVAENICLGRMPRKYGLVDRRAMKAQARAALDLIGLDVDLDQPVGELGIARQQLVEIAKALSLNARMLILDEPTAALTNREIASLFSVVEDLRRKGVGMVFISHHLDEIAAIGDSVSVLRDGKFIAEVPADTHEDELVRLMVGRDIDQQFPRRREFTGPAQTLLQVQGLSMKGLIHDVSFSVAAGEVVSLAGLMGAGRTEVVRAIAGADSYTSGTVTVRGKQLPKADIGAAIRAGLGHVPEDRKVQGLVLGAAVNDNIGYATLAATAKAGVVDFAGQRKRAQEVADRLRIRMHSLDQAVGSLSGGNQQKAVFARWIVAGSTVLLLDEPTRGVDVGAKVEIYELINAITAAGGAVVMVSSELPEVLGMSDRILVMSGGHIAGELDAGEATQDAVMSLAVRDIQRDLEDQLMKDGS; from the coding sequence ATGAAAGAGAATCCCATCCTGAATGAGAATCCCATCCTGACCCTTGAGGGCGTCAGCAAGTCCTTTGGCCCGGTGACGGTGATCGACGGCGTCACCGTCAACGTGCGCCCGGGCAAGGTCCAGGTGCTCCTGGGCGAAAACGGTGCCGGCAAATCCACCCTGATCAAGATGATGTCCGGGGTCTACCAGCCCGACGGCGGCCGGATCCTCGTGGACGGCAAGCCGGTTTCCCTGCCGGACACCAAGGCTGCCGAAGCCCACGGCATCGCCACCATCCACCAGGAACTGAACCTGGTGGGGTCCATGAGCGTGGCCGAGAACATCTGCCTGGGCCGGATGCCGCGCAAATACGGGCTGGTGGACCGCCGCGCCATGAAGGCTCAGGCCCGGGCGGCGCTGGACCTGATCGGCCTCGACGTGGACCTGGACCAGCCGGTGGGGGAGCTGGGCATCGCCCGGCAGCAGTTGGTGGAAATCGCCAAGGCCCTGAGCCTGAACGCCCGGATGCTGATTCTTGACGAGCCGACGGCGGCGCTGACCAACCGCGAAATCGCCTCCCTGTTCTCCGTCGTCGAGGACCTGCGCCGGAAGGGTGTGGGCATGGTGTTCATTTCCCACCACCTGGACGAAATCGCCGCGATCGGGGACTCGGTGTCCGTGCTCCGGGACGGCAAGTTCATCGCCGAGGTCCCCGCCGATACGCACGAAGATGAGCTGGTCCGCCTGATGGTGGGACGGGACATCGACCAGCAGTTCCCCCGCCGGCGTGAATTCACCGGTCCGGCGCAGACGCTGCTGCAGGTGCAGGGGCTGTCAATGAAGGGCTTGATCCACGACGTGTCGTTCTCGGTTGCGGCCGGGGAAGTCGTCTCCCTGGCCGGGCTGATGGGCGCGGGCCGGACCGAGGTGGTGCGTGCCATCGCCGGCGCGGACTCCTATACCTCCGGAACGGTCACCGTTCGCGGAAAACAGCTGCCCAAGGCCGACATCGGAGCGGCCATCCGCGCCGGCCTCGGCCACGTGCCCGAGGACCGCAAGGTGCAGGGCCTGGTGCTCGGGGCGGCAGTCAACGACAACATCGGCTACGCCACCCTCGCCGCCACGGCAAAGGCCGGCGTGGTGGACTTCGCCGGCCAGCGCAAACGTGCCCAGGAGGTGGCGGACCGGCTGCGGATCCGCATGCACAGCCTGGACCAGGCGGTGGGATCACTCTCCGGCGGCAACCAGCAGAAGGCGGTTTTTGCCCGCTGGATCGTGGCCGGATCAACCGTGCTGCTGCTGGACGAACCGACCCGGGGCGTCGATGTGGGCGCCAAGGTGGAGATCTACGAACTGATCAACGCAATCACCGCAGCCGGCGGCGCCGTCGTCATGGTGTCCAGCGAACTACCGGAGGTGCTGGGCATGAGTGACCGCATCCTGGTGATGAGCGGCGGTCACATAGCCGGTGAACTCGACGCCGGCGAAGCCACACAGGACGCCGTGATGTCGCTGGCGGTGCGCGACATACAGCGTGATTTGGAAGACCAACTGATGAAGGACGGATCATGA
- a CDS encoding ABC transporter ATP-binding protein: MNDTRPIAADDAGPGCRKRDPILVARNVTRTYGGINAVDVKHVEIPRNKITALIGPNGAGKTTLFNLLTGFDTPQSGDWQFEGRDLAGVSAYKVARMGMVRTFQLTKVMGKLTVIENMRLGASSQPGESLWRAFLPPLWRGREREITEQADVLLAKFKLDTKRSDYAASLSGGQRKLLEMARALMVRPKLVMLDEPMAGVNPALTQSLLDHIKNLKAEGMTVLFVEHDMHMVRHIADWVIVMAEGKVVAEGPPSEVMKDQAVIDAYLGAHHDVDLGDSEGFEKLEAQLEHDPESSVGTEPDGAVGRHIDERKEQA, encoded by the coding sequence ATGAACGACACCCGGCCCATAGCCGCCGACGACGCCGGACCGGGCTGCCGCAAGCGCGATCCGATCCTGGTGGCCAGGAACGTCACCCGGACCTACGGCGGCATCAATGCCGTTGACGTCAAGCACGTGGAGATCCCGCGGAACAAGATCACGGCCCTGATCGGTCCCAACGGCGCCGGCAAGACCACCCTGTTCAATCTCCTGACCGGCTTCGACACTCCGCAGTCCGGTGACTGGCAGTTCGAAGGCCGCGATCTGGCCGGAGTATCCGCGTACAAGGTGGCCCGGATGGGCATGGTCCGCACGTTCCAGCTGACCAAGGTCATGGGCAAGCTCACCGTCATCGAAAACATGCGGCTCGGCGCTTCCTCCCAACCGGGCGAGTCCCTCTGGCGGGCGTTCCTGCCGCCGCTCTGGCGGGGCCGGGAACGCGAAATCACCGAGCAGGCCGACGTGCTGCTGGCCAAGTTCAAGCTGGACACCAAGCGCAGCGACTATGCGGCGTCGCTCTCCGGCGGCCAGCGCAAGCTGCTGGAAATGGCCCGGGCCCTGATGGTCCGGCCCAAACTGGTGATGCTGGATGAACCGATGGCCGGGGTCAACCCGGCACTGACGCAGTCCCTGCTGGACCACATCAAGAACCTCAAGGCCGAAGGCATGACCGTCCTGTTCGTGGAACACGACATGCACATGGTCCGGCACATTGCCGACTGGGTGATTGTCATGGCCGAAGGCAAGGTGGTGGCCGAGGGCCCGCCGAGTGAGGTCATGAAGGACCAGGCCGTCATCGACGCCTATCTGGGTGCCCATCACGACGTCGACCTCGGCGATTCGGAAGGTTTTGAAAAGCTCGAGGCCCAGCTGGAGCACGATCCGGAGTCCTCCGTGGGCACCGAACCTGACGGCGCGGTCGGCAGGCACATCGATGAACGGAAGGAACAGGCATGA
- a CDS encoding LacI family DNA-binding transcriptional regulator — MRSTTIKDVARLAGVSAATASRVLSGHSATSEDARQAVRDAAAELGFRPNAQARSLRKTSTQTIGLLLPDIRNPFFADLAHAVEQRAREFQYLTLFGNANESQEQQERYLDVMLSQRVDGLIAAPQGEARSLVGLLAGELPTVFVDRVVDGAKVPSVTADNGSGIADAVRHLTELGHRRIGYIAGPQSTSTGRERLQAYRGAVAETGADDDGDLVFLGDFQSASGAAGARRLLDLPVPPTALLAADSLMSIGAVGVCNERGLAIGADLAFVAYDDIEAFTLLNPALTVITHDVHAMGRLAVDLLLAEIAGESPASVVLPSRLIIRGSTPPLPGGTPA, encoded by the coding sequence GTGCGGTCAACGACGATCAAGGACGTGGCGAGGCTGGCCGGCGTCTCGGCAGCCACGGCTTCCCGGGTGCTGTCCGGGCATTCCGCCACCTCCGAAGACGCCCGCCAGGCGGTCCGCGATGCCGCCGCTGAGCTCGGCTTCCGCCCCAACGCCCAGGCCCGCTCGCTGCGCAAGACCAGCACCCAGACCATCGGCCTGCTGCTGCCCGACATCCGCAACCCCTTCTTTGCCGACCTGGCCCACGCCGTCGAGCAGCGCGCCCGCGAATTTCAGTACCTCACCCTCTTCGGCAACGCCAACGAAAGCCAGGAGCAGCAGGAGCGCTACCTCGACGTCATGCTCTCCCAGCGCGTGGACGGCCTGATCGCCGCACCCCAGGGCGAAGCCCGGAGCCTGGTGGGCCTCCTGGCCGGCGAGCTGCCCACGGTGTTCGTGGACCGCGTGGTTGACGGCGCCAAGGTTCCCAGCGTCACTGCCGACAACGGAAGCGGAATCGCCGACGCCGTCCGCCACCTCACCGAGCTGGGGCACCGCCGGATCGGCTACATTGCCGGTCCCCAGTCGACGTCCACGGGACGCGAGCGGCTGCAGGCCTACCGCGGCGCCGTCGCCGAAACCGGGGCGGACGACGACGGCGACCTGGTGTTCCTCGGCGACTTCCAGTCCGCCAGCGGTGCGGCCGGGGCACGCCGGCTGCTGGACCTTCCCGTCCCGCCCACGGCGCTGCTCGCCGCGGACAGCCTGATGAGCATCGGCGCTGTCGGCGTCTGCAACGAGCGCGGACTGGCCATCGGAGCCGACCTGGCCTTCGTGGCCTACGACGACATCGAAGCCTTCACGCTGCTCAACCCGGCGCTGACCGTCATAACCCACGACGTCCATGCCATGGGGCGGCTTGCCGTTGACCTGCTGCTCGCTGAAATCGCCGGGGAATCCCCGGCCTCCGTGGTGCTGCCGAGCAGGCTCATCATCCGCGGCTCGACCCCGCCCCTTCCAGGAGGAACCCCAGCATGA
- the rbsD gene encoding D-ribose pyranase, with translation MKKTGILNAPLNAAIGRLGHGHLVVVADCGLPIPDGVPAVDLALVQGIPSFSDVLGALLDEIEVEGAIMAEEAGGTAVDSLLAQAGLQPETVTHEEFKALLPSVRLIVRTGEATPYANVMLRSGVTF, from the coding sequence GTGAAAAAAACCGGCATCCTCAACGCACCCCTGAACGCCGCAATCGGCAGGCTCGGACACGGGCACCTGGTAGTGGTCGCTGACTGCGGCCTGCCGATTCCCGACGGTGTCCCTGCCGTCGACCTGGCCCTGGTCCAGGGCATCCCTTCCTTTTCCGATGTGCTGGGCGCACTGCTGGACGAAATCGAGGTCGAAGGGGCGATCATGGCTGAGGAGGCCGGCGGCACCGCCGTTGACAGCCTGCTGGCTCAGGCCGGGCTTCAGCCCGAAACGGTGACCCATGAGGAGTTCAAGGCGCTGCTCCCGTCCGTGCGGCTGATCGTGCGGACGGGAGAGGCCACGCCCTATGCCAACGTCATGTTGCGCAGCGGAGTGACCTTCTAA
- a CDS encoding branched-chain amino acid ABC transporter permease produces MDFVNILLGALNEIISPTTAAYALAALGLAVHFGYTGLLNFGQAGFMAMGAYGFAIPILSFNAPLPVALLIALAGSAIFAVILGIPTLRLRADYLAIVTIAAAEIIRYIVTTNGMTSITGSANGLAAFTGDFYGLNPVPPGSYNLGPFAMNERDVWVRIVAWTLVIVACLLVWMLIRSPWGRVVKGIREDENAVRALGKNVYAYKMQALIIGGLLGSLAGIIFTLPRDAVQPANYGTELTFYLYTALLLGGMSTVLGPVIGAMIFWVILSVTQGLLYGAIEAGYITFITTSQAGQVRYILVGVALMLLMIFRPQGILGNKKELAFA; encoded by the coding sequence ATGGACTTCGTTAATATTCTTCTCGGTGCACTCAACGAGATCATCAGCCCCACCACGGCGGCCTACGCACTTGCCGCCCTCGGGCTGGCCGTGCATTTCGGCTACACCGGGCTGCTGAACTTCGGACAGGCCGGGTTCATGGCGATGGGCGCCTACGGCTTCGCCATCCCGATTCTGTCCTTCAACGCACCGCTGCCGGTGGCACTGCTGATTGCCCTGGCGGGGTCCGCGATTTTCGCGGTGATCCTGGGCATCCCGACACTGCGGCTCCGGGCCGACTACCTGGCCATCGTGACCATTGCCGCAGCGGAGATCATCCGCTACATCGTGACCACCAACGGCATGACGTCGATCACCGGATCGGCGAACGGCCTGGCGGCCTTCACCGGAGACTTCTACGGCCTGAACCCGGTTCCTCCGGGCAGCTACAACCTGGGCCCCTTCGCCATGAACGAGCGGGACGTCTGGGTTCGGATTGTCGCCTGGACCCTCGTCATCGTGGCCTGCCTCCTGGTGTGGATGCTGATCCGCAGCCCCTGGGGGCGCGTGGTCAAGGGCATCCGCGAGGATGAAAACGCCGTCCGGGCCCTGGGCAAGAACGTGTACGCGTACAAAATGCAGGCCCTGATCATCGGTGGCCTGCTCGGCTCCCTGGCCGGCATTATCTTCACCCTCCCCCGGGATGCGGTGCAGCCGGCCAACTACGGGACCGAGCTGACCTTCTACCTCTACACCGCACTGCTCCTGGGCGGCATGTCCACCGTGCTGGGCCCGGTCATCGGCGCCATGATCTTCTGGGTCATCCTCTCCGTGACGCAGGGCCTGCTGTACGGCGCCATCGAAGCCGGGTACATCACTTTCATAACCACTTCCCAGGCAGGACAGGTGCGCTACATCCTTGTTGGTGTGGCACTGATGCTGCTGATGATCTTCAGGCCCCAGGGCATCCTGGGCAACAAGAAGGAGCTGGCGTTCGCATGA
- a CDS encoding ABC transporter ATP-binding protein, producing MTAEAFEGDSVVKVTDLVAGYLPGVNILNGCSIEARRGELIGIIGPNGAGKSTLLKAMFGLVKVHSGTVVVRGQDITGLKANKLVSRGVGFVPQNNNVFPSLTIEENLQMGLFQAPKRFKERFDFVADLFPELRTRRAQRAGSLSGGERQMVAMGRALMMEPAVLLLDEPSAGLSPVKQDEAFLRVHEINRAGVSVIMVEQNARRCLQICDRAYVLDQGRDAYTGTGRDLMKDPKVIQLYLGTLADTA from the coding sequence ATGACTGCCGAGGCATTCGAGGGCGATTCCGTCGTCAAAGTGACCGATTTGGTGGCCGGATACCTTCCGGGCGTAAACATCCTCAACGGCTGCAGCATCGAAGCCCGCCGCGGCGAGCTGATCGGCATTATCGGACCCAACGGCGCCGGAAAATCGACCCTGCTCAAGGCAATGTTCGGCCTGGTGAAGGTGCACTCCGGGACCGTTGTGGTCCGCGGACAGGACATCACCGGGCTGAAGGCCAACAAGCTGGTCAGCCGCGGCGTGGGCTTCGTCCCGCAGAACAACAACGTGTTCCCGTCCCTGACCATCGAGGAGAACCTGCAGATGGGCCTGTTCCAGGCGCCGAAGCGGTTCAAGGAGCGTTTCGACTTTGTGGCGGACCTGTTTCCCGAGCTGCGCACGCGGCGCGCCCAGCGTGCGGGGTCGCTGTCCGGCGGGGAGCGCCAGATGGTGGCCATGGGCCGGGCACTCATGATGGAGCCGGCGGTGCTGCTGCTGGACGAACCCTCTGCCGGGCTCTCCCCCGTGAAGCAGGATGAAGCGTTCCTGCGGGTCCATGAGATCAACCGGGCGGGGGTTTCCGTGATCATGGTGGAGCAGAATGCGCGCCGCTGCCTGCAGATCTGTGACCGCGCCTACGTCTTGGACCAGGGCCGCGACGCCTACACGGGCACCGGCCGTGACCTGATGAAGGACCCGAAGGTCATCCAGCTCTATCTGGGGACCCTGGCGGACACCGCGTAG
- a CDS encoding DUF1059 domain-containing protein, producing MIEQSHHRQMEDSPLREFSGTYGGFYLLPGEAWGVSAAADGTPHARCCSCSWEYDVGTEEEAVRLVTSHLRVAHPDEPGVVDPAQRTDERRADPAQQPAR from the coding sequence ATGATCGAGCAGAGCCATCACCGTCAGATGGAGGACAGCCCGCTGAGGGAGTTCTCCGGCACCTACGGAGGCTTCTATCTGCTTCCCGGGGAAGCCTGGGGAGTTTCAGCGGCTGCCGACGGGACACCGCACGCGCGCTGCTGTTCCTGCAGCTGGGAGTACGACGTCGGCACGGAGGAGGAAGCCGTCCGGCTCGTCACCTCGCACCTGCGGGTGGCGCATCCCGATGAACCCGGAGTGGTGGACCCGGCGCAACGAACGGACGAGCGACGAGCGGACCCGGCGCAGCAGCCGGCCCGCTGA
- a CDS encoding ABC transporter substrate-binding protein, whose protein sequence is MTALRTTSRLGLGDGYSRAAKIAALGLGLAMFATACGGENAPSAESTGSESATASAAASSAVSCPPNEGGKGEDPGTKGDPAAVPASTGTTASPLKIGSLLPTTGALAFLGPPEIAGVNLAVEEVNAAGGVLGQPMEVVHRDSGDTTTDIATQSVTDLLSQGVSGIVGAASSGVSKTVIGQITGAGVIQFSPANTSPDFTDWDDDGLFWRTAPSDVLQGRTLGNYVMTCGAQTVGMIVLNDAYGTGLASNIRGSVEAAGGQIVAEEMFNEGESQFSSQVDEVVAAKPDAIVVISFEQAKSIVPLLTAKGIDPTQLFLVDGNTSDYSKDLEAGTLEGAQGTIPGPFASDNFKESLLKLDPALKDWAYAGESYDAVTMLALASEAAGSTDGKAMAAELQGVSAEGEKCFDYAGCVTILRGGGDIDYDGYSGPVTFDENGDPTEAFIGIYQYDADNKPVPSRSEEGKL, encoded by the coding sequence ATGACTGCACTACGCACCACGAGTCGCCTTGGCCTGGGAGACGGATATAGCCGGGCGGCGAAAATCGCGGCGCTCGGGCTCGGCCTGGCAATGTTCGCAACAGCCTGCGGCGGAGAGAACGCACCCTCTGCCGAGTCCACCGGATCGGAATCCGCAACCGCATCTGCTGCCGCTTCCTCAGCGGTCAGCTGCCCGCCCAATGAAGGCGGCAAGGGCGAAGACCCGGGGACCAAGGGTGACCCCGCGGCAGTGCCCGCTTCCACCGGCACGACGGCGTCGCCGTTGAAGATCGGTTCGCTGCTTCCCACCACGGGTGCCCTGGCGTTCCTCGGCCCGCCCGAGATCGCCGGCGTGAACCTGGCTGTCGAAGAAGTAAACGCGGCCGGCGGTGTCCTGGGCCAGCCGATGGAGGTTGTGCACCGGGATTCCGGCGACACTACCACTGACATTGCCACCCAGTCCGTCACCGATCTGCTGAGCCAGGGTGTCAGCGGCATTGTCGGAGCGGCGTCCTCGGGTGTTTCCAAGACCGTCATCGGACAGATCACCGGAGCCGGCGTCATCCAGTTCTCGCCGGCCAACACCTCCCCGGACTTCACCGACTGGGACGACGACGGCCTGTTCTGGCGGACCGCTCCCTCGGACGTGCTGCAGGGGCGGACCCTCGGCAACTACGTCATGACCTGCGGGGCGCAGACCGTCGGCATGATCGTCCTGAACGATGCCTACGGCACCGGCCTGGCGAGCAACATTCGAGGCTCGGTTGAGGCCGCCGGCGGCCAGATCGTTGCGGAAGAAATGTTCAATGAGGGTGAATCCCAGTTCAGCAGCCAGGTGGACGAGGTTGTGGCTGCCAAGCCCGACGCCATTGTTGTCATCAGCTTCGAACAGGCCAAGAGCATTGTTCCGCTGCTGACCGCCAAGGGCATCGATCCCACCCAGCTGTTCCTCGTGGACGGCAACACCTCCGACTACAGCAAGGACCTCGAAGCGGGCACGCTCGAAGGAGCCCAGGGAACCATCCCGGGCCCGTTTGCCTCGGACAACTTCAAGGAATCACTGCTGAAGCTGGACCCGGCCCTGAAGGACTGGGCCTACGCCGGTGAAAGCTACGACGCCGTGACCATGCTGGCCCTGGCCTCAGAGGCGGCAGGCAGCACCGACGGCAAGGCCATGGCCGCCGAACTGCAGGGTGTTTCGGCAGAGGGCGAGAAGTGCTTTGACTACGCAGGCTGCGTGACCATCCTGCGCGGCGGAGGGGACATCGACTACGACGGTTACTCCGGCCCGGTGACCTTCGACGAGAACGGTGACCCGACGGAGGCTTTCATCGGCATCTACCAGTACGACGCCGACAACAAGCCGGTTCCGAGCCGCTCCGAAGAGGGCAAGCTCTAA
- a CDS encoding substrate-binding domain-containing protein, whose amino-acid sequence MKFSSARKTAAVTVSLGLLLATTACNRGDDAAAAGGTVTLAVSTLNNPFFVELRDGAQSAAEAAGLDLEVLDAQNDSATQTNQLATAATSGTEGVIINPVDSDAAAASVSPLLSAETPIVAVDRTVNGAEIQSLVSSDNKAGGRQAADELAKAMGGEGEIIILQGVAGTSASRDRGAGFAEGLKAYPGIKVAAQQTANFDRAEALNVATNLLQAHSGVTGIFAENDEMALGAIQALGNRAGSDVSVVGFDGTEGGFKAVQDGTMTATIAQQPAELGKRSVEVLAQLLDGETVESSIPVPVTTVTTENVADFVS is encoded by the coding sequence ATGAAGTTCTCCTCCGCCCGTAAGACCGCGGCAGTGACCGTATCCCTGGGACTGCTGCTGGCCACCACCGCCTGCAACCGCGGCGACGACGCCGCAGCGGCAGGGGGCACCGTCACCCTGGCCGTGTCCACCCTGAACAATCCCTTCTTCGTTGAACTGCGCGACGGCGCGCAGTCAGCGGCCGAAGCCGCCGGCCTGGACCTCGAGGTCCTGGACGCCCAGAACGATTCCGCCACCCAGACCAACCAGCTGGCCACCGCAGCCACGTCCGGAACCGAAGGCGTCATCATCAACCCCGTCGATTCCGATGCAGCCGCCGCCTCCGTCAGCCCGCTGCTGAGCGCCGAAACCCCGATTGTGGCCGTGGACCGCACGGTGAACGGCGCGGAGATCCAGTCCCTGGTTTCCAGCGACAACAAGGCCGGCGGACGCCAGGCGGCCGACGAGCTGGCCAAGGCCATGGGCGGCGAGGGCGAAATCATCATCCTCCAGGGAGTGGCCGGAACCTCGGCCAGCCGCGACCGCGGCGCCGGCTTCGCCGAGGGGCTCAAGGCCTACCCCGGCATCAAGGTGGCGGCACAGCAGACGGCGAACTTCGACCGCGCCGAAGCGCTGAACGTGGCCACCAACCTGCTGCAGGCCCATTCCGGCGTCACGGGCATCTTCGCCGAAAACGATGAAATGGCACTGGGCGCCATCCAGGCGCTGGGCAACCGTGCCGGTTCCGACGTCAGCGTGGTCGGCTTTGACGGCACCGAGGGCGGTTTCAAGGCAGTCCAGGACGGCACCATGACCGCCACCATTGCCCAGCAGCCCGCCGAACTGGGCAAGCGGTCCGTGGAGGTCCTGGCCCAGCTGCTGGACGGCGAAACCGTGGAATCCAGCATTCCGGTGCCGGTCACCACAGTGACCACCGAAAACGTGGCTGACTTCGTCTCGTGA